In Nitrospirota bacterium, the DNA window GTTTTTAAGTTTGATTATTATTTCCCCGGGAACGTATTGCGCCGCACTGGTTTTACTGAACGCAGCAAGGATTAATGTGAAGACCATCAACCCGCCGATAAGCTTTTTCATATCCTGGTCCAACCTGCTCGTTAAATTTCCAGTTATCCTTTCGGTAAAACAGGCCGGTTACTTTAGACAGGGAAGATAATATTTGTATTTGTTATGAGGAGTGAAGGAAGGGTTAACTGTTAGCTAAAGTTCAAAAGTGTGCACTTTTAATTCTTAATTGACATGTAGGAAGGGTTAACTTGCGGAAGACGAGAGAATATTTGCAAGCCTCACAAAATCCTCTATCGTAAAATTTTCAGGCCGCAACTTCGGATCAATGCCTGCTTCATGTAATGCGTCTTTGATGCCTTCAAATGACTTCAAACTGTTCACGATGGTTTTTCTTCTCTGCGAAAATGCAGTCTTCATTAACCTTAAAAAGAATTCTTCATCGTTGACCGGGAAAAGAGGCGTCCGGGAGACTTCAAAATGCACGACCGCTGAATCCACTTTTGGAGGCGGCAGGAACGCCTTGCGGGACACGGTAAATTTCAGGGAGGGTTTTGTGTGCAGTTGCGTTGAAATTGAGAGCACGCCGTACTCCTTGTCTTCGCGAGAGGCCGCGATCCTTTTTGCGACCTCTTTCTGCATCAGCAGTGTCATGCTCGTGATCTTCTCTTTAAATTCGAGCAGCCTGAACAAGAGCGGTGTGGTTATATAATAAGGAATGTTTGCCACAACCTTGAATTTCCCTTCAATAGTGTCGTAAGGAAATTTCAGGGCATCGGCCTGTACGATCTCAACGTTGCTGCTCTCTGAAAGAATTCCCTCAAGCTTCCCGATCAACCTTTTATCAAGCTCGATCGCAATGACCTTCTTCGCATACAAAGAGAGAAACCTCGTCAACGTCCCAAGCCCCGGTCCTATCTCGACAACGGTGTCATCCTTTGTTATACCGCTGCAGGCGATGATCTTCTTCAGGATGTTCGGGTCAAAAAGAAAATGCTGTCCAAAGGGGCGTTTCATTTAAGTCTGATATTCCTGATGGCGGTCACAATGGTGTCATTTATCAGAACTGCAAACGCCATATAGATTTAGCTTCAACGGCTAATCGAGCTTGCCTTTGAGATATGGTTTCTTCAGTCCATTCATTGTAATCGGCGATAGACTTGGTAAGCTGAATACTGCTTTTGGCATAAACAACTTTTTTATTGTCAAAACACTGCGTCCCGCTTTCCTTATTCAGGTTTTTTTCTAAAAGTGTTAGATTCCCCAAGCGATAAATGCATCTTTCAATAACTTCATCTCCAAGATAATTCCACTCATCTACATCGCTTTCAGGAATTATATGCTCAACGGTATAAAGGTCGCTGGTTTGATCAATATCCGCATGATACTTATACCTCTCAATCTCAGCAAAAATGTATTTGACTATCCTGTGGTTTCTGGGGGTGCTTTTGAACACCGTTCTTGAAAATTCGGTTTCAAAACGCTCGTCGTC includes these proteins:
- the rsmA gene encoding ribosomal RNA small subunit methyltransferase A, with amino-acid sequence MKRPFGQHFLFDPNILKKIIACSGITKDDTVVEIGPGLGTLTRFLSLYAKKVIAIELDKRLIGKLEGILSESSNVEIVQADALKFPYDTIEGKFKVVANIPYYITTPLLFRLLEFKEKITSMTLLMQKEVAKRIAASREDKEYGVLSISTQLHTKPSLKFTVSRKAFLPPPKVDSAVVHFEVSRTPLFPVNDEEFFLRLMKTAFSQRRKTIVNSLKSFEGIKDALHEAGIDPKLRPENFTIEDFVRLANILSSSAS